In Vicinamibacteria bacterium, a genomic segment contains:
- the leuS gene encoding leucine--tRNA ligase, translating to MPEDRAELESYDPSTVERKWRERWEERRTNSVDLRSARRPYFNLMMYPYPSAEGLHVGNLFAFVGADVHGRLRRLQGWDVFEPIGFDAFGIHSENYALKMNAHPAELIPRNIARFRDQLKRCGLMLDWDHEVQTTDPRYYKWTQWIFLKLHEAGLAMRKRAPVNWCPECKTVLANEQVIAGMCERHPGIAVELRLLEQWFFKITDYAERLLANHEWLDWSDSTRTMQVNWIGRSEGAELLFETPNGLSIPVFTTRPDTVFGATYVVVAPEHPLVDGLTSVEQRTEVDAYRREAAAMDLVSRRIGEKEKSGVFTGAYARNPASGDAVPIWIADYVLMEYGTGAIMAVPAHDARDYEFARKYRLDVKQVVEPDDPKEEGVGFAGWDGTLVGSGQFDGMPCRKAAKAITAWLEDQRAGVEKVQYRLHDWCISRQRYWGPPIPIIYCDECGIVPVPERDLPVLLPPLEDFQPDASGISPLARAKDWYRVPCPKCGRSAHRETDVSDTFLDSAWYFLRYPSTEVDSRPFDRGLTEKWLPVDSYIGGNEHAVLHLMYARFVTMALNDLGHLSFEEPFTRFRAHGTIVKDGAKMSKSRGNVVIPDDYIATWGADTFRMYLMFLGPYQEGGDFRDEGLSGIRRFLDKVWGLVAKARAEGPSSPEALRKLHQTIRGVGADLDELRYNTAIAKLMEYVNLLRAHGDASSSALVEPLVLMLAPLAPHFAEECWERLGRKTSVFDASWPVFDEHLAQEQLVELVIQVNGKVRGRLQVAPGLTREEVL from the coding sequence ATGCCCGAGGATCGCGCTGAGTTAGAGAGCTACGACCCGTCCACCGTGGAGCGAAAGTGGCGGGAGCGGTGGGAGGAGCGGCGCACCAACTCCGTGGATTTACGAAGCGCCCGGCGGCCCTATTTCAACCTCATGATGTATCCCTATCCCTCGGCCGAGGGGCTGCACGTCGGCAATCTCTTTGCTTTCGTCGGCGCTGACGTACACGGACGCCTCCGGAGGCTTCAGGGCTGGGATGTTTTCGAGCCCATCGGCTTCGACGCCTTCGGCATCCACTCGGAGAACTACGCTCTCAAAATGAACGCGCACCCGGCAGAGCTCATCCCGAGGAACATCGCGCGCTTCCGCGACCAACTGAAGCGATGCGGCCTCATGCTCGACTGGGACCACGAAGTGCAGACCACGGATCCACGTTATTACAAATGGACACAATGGATCTTCCTGAAGCTCCATGAGGCGGGGCTCGCGATGAGAAAGCGGGCGCCGGTCAACTGGTGTCCGGAGTGCAAGACGGTGCTCGCCAACGAGCAGGTGATCGCCGGGATGTGTGAGCGCCATCCGGGGATCGCCGTCGAGCTGCGTTTGCTCGAGCAGTGGTTCTTCAAGATCACTGATTACGCCGAGCGGCTGCTGGCAAACCACGAGTGGCTCGACTGGTCGGACTCGACCCGCACGATGCAGGTGAACTGGATCGGCCGCTCTGAAGGCGCCGAGCTCCTGTTCGAGACGCCAAACGGCCTCTCGATCCCGGTGTTCACGACGCGCCCCGACACGGTTTTCGGCGCCACTTACGTCGTGGTGGCGCCGGAGCACCCGCTCGTGGATGGGCTAACGTCAGTCGAGCAGCGCACCGAAGTCGACGCATACCGTCGTGAGGCGGCGGCGATGGACCTCGTGTCCCGTCGGATTGGAGAGAAGGAAAAGTCAGGTGTATTCACGGGAGCCTATGCGAGGAATCCCGCCAGTGGCGACGCGGTTCCGATTTGGATCGCTGACTATGTCTTGATGGAGTACGGCACCGGGGCAATCATGGCGGTGCCGGCTCACGACGCTCGCGATTACGAGTTCGCACGCAAGTACCGCCTCGATGTGAAGCAGGTGGTGGAGCCGGATGACCCCAAGGAAGAAGGAGTCGGTTTTGCCGGATGGGACGGGACGCTCGTCGGAAGCGGACAGTTCGACGGGATGCCGTGCCGCAAAGCCGCGAAGGCGATCACGGCATGGCTGGAAGACCAGCGTGCCGGGGTCGAGAAGGTGCAGTACCGTCTCCACGATTGGTGCATCTCGCGCCAGCGTTATTGGGGCCCTCCGATACCCATTATCTACTGCGACGAGTGCGGGATCGTCCCTGTTCCCGAGCGGGACCTTCCGGTGCTGCTTCCGCCGCTCGAGGATTTCCAGCCCGATGCGAGTGGAATCTCGCCCCTGGCGCGGGCCAAGGACTGGTACCGTGTTCCCTGCCCGAAGTGCGGACGGAGCGCGCACCGCGAGACGGACGTCTCCGACACGTTCCTCGATTCCGCCTGGTACTTCCTGCGCTATCCCTCGACGGAGGTCGACTCCCGGCCGTTCGACAGGGGGCTGACGGAGAAGTGGCTTCCGGTCGACTCGTACATCGGTGGCAACGAGCATGCCGTTCTCCATTTGATGTACGCGCGATTCGTCACCATGGCGCTCAACGACCTCGGCCACTTGTCGTTCGAGGAGCCATTTACCCGGTTCCGGGCTCACGGGACGATCGTCAAGGATGGCGCCAAGATGTCGAAGTCCCGAGGCAACGTGGTGATCCCGGACGACTATATTGCCACGTGGGGCGCGGACACCTTCCGCATGTACTTGATGTTTCTCGGTCCGTATCAAGAGGGCGGCGACTTCCGCGACGAGGGACTCTCGGGGATTCGCCGGTTTCTCGACAAGGTCTGGGGGCTGGTCGCGAAGGCCAGGGCGGAAGGCCCATCGTCCCCCGAGGCGCTGCGCAAGCTGCATCAAACCATCCGGGGCGTCGGGGCGGATCTGGATGAACTTCGGTACAACACGGCGATCGCGAAGTTGATGGAGTACGTCAACCTACTCAGGGCTCATGGAGATGCGTCCTCATCCGCGCTGGTCGA